From Methanosarcina lacustris Z-7289, one genomic window encodes:
- a CDS encoding symporter small accessory protein codes for MLGIDDPQIWLAYVSCVLSALGCIVYGALNWKGEDEEETVKSSTPNAAIQDQ; via the coding sequence ATGTTAGGAATCGATGATCCACAGATCTGGCTTGCATATGTTTCTTGTGTATTAAGTGCTCTCGGATGTATTGTTTACGGGGCATTGAACTGGAAAGGCGAGGACGAAGAGGAGACAGTAAAAAGCAGCACTCCAAATGCAGCGATTCAGGATCAGTAA
- the gatD gene encoding Glu-tRNA(Gln) amidotransferase subunit GatD, with protein sequence MEFKQGDWVRIEKDGTVYEGKVMPSMEGYIAIKMKSGYNAGFSIDKVRITFMESNGETANGGRNGVKEGKTNGEKLPKPGKKLPKVAILSTGGTIASKIDYRTGAVTSQFTADDILAAIPELKEIADFKGRVISSILSENMDSDSWQNLAKAVVEEIEAGAEGVIITHGTDTMMYSAAALSFMIETPVPIVLVGSQRSADRPSSDNAMNAICAAQVAISDIAEIVVVMHGTTSDDFCEIHRGTKVRKMHTSRRDAFKSVSSLPVGTVDYNTGEIKTFIDYTRRGEKTLKFKPGMEPKCAIVKFIPGADPAVLDYYISNGYRGLVIEGTGLGHVSTKWIPLLRKAVDAKMPVVVTSQCLKGRICDRVYDTGRDMLKAGAIEGEDTLPETALVKMMWVLGQTDDFETAVSMLREDLSGEITESTLK encoded by the coding sequence ATGGAATTCAAACAGGGCGATTGGGTACGCATTGAAAAGGACGGCACCGTCTACGAAGGCAAAGTAATGCCTTCCATGGAAGGATATATCGCAATAAAAATGAAAAGCGGTTATAACGCCGGTTTTTCCATTGATAAGGTCAGGATAACCTTTATGGAAAGTAACGGAGAAACTGCAAACGGTGGCAGAAACGGTGTAAAAGAAGGTAAAACAAATGGAGAGAAACTTCCCAAACCCGGGAAAAAGCTCCCAAAAGTCGCAATCCTTTCTACGGGCGGAACGATTGCCAGCAAGATCGACTATCGAACAGGTGCAGTCACATCCCAGTTTACTGCTGACGATATTCTCGCCGCAATCCCGGAACTGAAGGAAATTGCGGATTTTAAAGGCAGGGTAATCTCGAGCATCCTCTCCGAAAACATGGATTCTGACTCCTGGCAAAACCTCGCAAAAGCCGTTGTTGAAGAAATAGAAGCCGGAGCTGAGGGAGTAATCATCACTCACGGGACAGACACAATGATGTACTCCGCTGCAGCCCTCTCCTTTATGATCGAAACACCTGTTCCTATCGTTTTGGTGGGTTCCCAGAGAAGCGCAGACCGTCCGAGCAGCGACAACGCCATGAACGCCATCTGTGCAGCTCAGGTTGCGATAAGCGATATTGCCGAAATCGTGGTGGTTATGCATGGCACAACCTCTGATGATTTCTGTGAAATCCACCGAGGAACGAAAGTCAGGAAGATGCATACCTCCCGCAGGGATGCTTTCAAGTCCGTAAGCTCCCTTCCAGTAGGAACTGTAGACTACAATACAGGAGAAATAAAGACTTTTATTGACTATACAAGACGTGGAGAAAAAACCCTCAAATTCAAGCCGGGAATGGAACCGAAGTGTGCCATTGTGAAGTTCATCCCGGGAGCAGATCCGGCAGTCCTTGACTATTATATAAGTAACGGCTACAGAGGACTTGTTATTGAGGGCACGGGTCTGGGTCACGTTTCCACAAAATGGATCCCCCTGCTCCGAAAGGCTGTGGACGCAAAAATGCCCGTAGTAGTTACATCCCAGTGCCTTAAAGGCAGGATCTGCGACCGCGTTTATGACACGGGTCGTGATATGTTGAAAGCTGGCGCAATCGAAGGAGAAGATACTCTTCCAGAAACTGCCCTTGTCAAAATGATGTGGGTACTTGGCCAGACAGATGATTTTGAAACAGCTGTTAGTATGCTCAGGGAAGATCTCAGCGGGGAAATTACTGAGAGTACACTGAAGTGA
- the argH gene encoding argininosuccinate lyase has product MSNILRRGRLEAAPDKEILRYTSSMEADRWIFNADIAVDLAHTVMLREQGIIKEEDCSKILSGLLKLREEGMEKLDFSYEDIHISLESRLIDMVGEDVGGRMHSGRSRNDEVATCIRLTLREELTGLLEELFSLRKTLVALAEKHTESLMPGFTHLQHAQPTTLAHHLCAHESALGRDFDRVLDAFSRVNLCPLGAAAFASTGFDLNRKRTQELLGFDGLLENSMDAVSSRDFLIECASVFSNLMINLSRMAEELVIWSSSEFNFIELDDTYASTSSIMPQKKNPDTAELMRGKTGVAVGALMSLLTICKGLPLSYNRDLQEATPNIWRSVETARASVRIMEGMARTMKIHTDVLAAQSTTGFTTATELADTFVRETGIPFRTAHQIVGMLAKEMEKPTMEKIDYAAEVVLGESLSSRGLTENMVKEALDPVSNITRRKITGGPAPEEMQHYLGKRRTELELNEQEIATLKDSIDSAFENLLEVVEEYRKT; this is encoded by the coding sequence ATGAGTAACATTTTACGCAGAGGCAGGCTTGAAGCTGCCCCGGACAAAGAAATATTACGTTACACCTCCTCTATGGAGGCTGACAGGTGGATTTTTAATGCGGATATAGCAGTGGACCTTGCCCATACGGTAATGCTGAGAGAGCAGGGGATTATAAAGGAGGAAGACTGCAGCAAAATCCTTAGCGGGCTTTTGAAGCTCAGGGAAGAAGGAATGGAAAAGCTTGACTTTAGCTACGAGGATATACACATCTCTCTTGAGTCCAGGCTCATCGATATGGTTGGGGAAGATGTGGGGGGCAGAATGCACTCCGGGCGCTCGAGAAACGATGAGGTTGCAACCTGCATCAGGCTGACCCTGAGAGAAGAACTTACCGGACTGCTCGAAGAACTCTTTTCCCTCAGAAAAACTCTTGTTGCTCTTGCAGAAAAACACACTGAATCCCTAATGCCTGGTTTTACTCACCTTCAACATGCCCAGCCGACCACCCTTGCCCACCACCTATGTGCCCACGAATCGGCTCTAGGCAGGGACTTTGACAGGGTTTTAGATGCATTTTCCAGGGTTAACCTCTGCCCGCTCGGAGCTGCTGCATTTGCCTCTACGGGCTTTGACCTGAACAGGAAACGGACTCAGGAACTCCTGGGCTTTGATGGACTGCTGGAAAATTCAATGGATGCGGTTAGCAGCAGGGATTTCCTTATTGAGTGTGCCTCAGTATTTTCAAACCTCATGATAAACCTGAGCCGGATGGCTGAAGAACTTGTAATCTGGTCTTCTTCCGAGTTCAATTTCATCGAACTGGATGACACATATGCCTCCACCTCCTCAATTATGCCCCAAAAAAAAAACCCGGATACTGCAGAATTAATGCGCGGGAAAACGGGAGTAGCTGTGGGAGCACTTATGTCCCTGCTTACGATCTGCAAAGGTTTGCCCCTTAGTTATAACCGCGACCTGCAGGAAGCAACCCCCAATATCTGGCGTTCGGTAGAAACTGCCAGGGCATCGGTCAGGATAATGGAAGGAATGGCAAGGACCATGAAAATCCATACGGATGTGCTTGCAGCCCAGTCCACTACAGGTTTTACAACGGCTACCGAGCTTGCAGATACCTTTGTAAGAGAAACCGGAATTCCTTTCAGAACTGCCCACCAGATTGTCGGGATGCTTGCAAAGGAAATGGAAAAACCCACAATGGAAAAAATCGACTATGCGGCTGAAGTTGTGCTTGGGGAATCGCTTTCGAGCAGGGGATTGACGGAAAATATGGTGAAGGAAGCTCTTGACCCGGTCTCCAATATAACGAGAAGAAAAATTACGGGAGGGCCTGCTCCGGAAGAAATGCAGCATTATCTTGGAAAGCGACGGACTGAACTTGAACTGAACGAACAGGAGATTGCAACTCTCAAAGATTCAATTGACTCGGCTTTTGAGAACCTGCTTGAAGTCGTCGAAGAATACAGAAAAACCTGA
- a CDS encoding RNA-guided endonuclease TnpB family protein: protein MLLGNRYRIYPNKEQKALMEKHFGSCRFVYNKLLEIKSLMYKKFRISLSEFDLNNHLLVLKEVYPWLKEVNAGALQQASRNLNKAFTNFFNFGFGYPQKKKKKDHHFSFQIPQHYSLDTSISKVLLPKFGWIKVKMHREISKGSLKTITISRTPTGKYYISFLTNDGEKLPEKQEFSPATLIGIDVGVTTFATLSTGEKIDNPKFLKNSLEKLKCLQIRVSKKVKGSKNRRKAVYKLTKIHEKISNQRHDFQHKVSNRLISENQAIAVETLNIKGLKKNHKLAQVISDSAWYSFVLKLTYKAEWVGKTILKIGMFEPSSKTCNVCGYKLKELSLDIREWQCPDCKNTHDRDINAAINIKKIAVGTTV, encoded by the coding sequence ATGCTTCTAGGTAACAGATACCGAATTTACCCTAATAAGGAGCAAAAAGCCCTTATGGAAAAACACTTCGGTAGCTGTCGTTTTGTCTATAATAAACTCCTTGAAATAAAATCGTTAATGTATAAAAAATTCAGAATAAGTCTCTCGGAGTTTGACCTTAATAATCACCTATTAGTTTTGAAAGAAGTGTATCCCTGGTTGAAAGAAGTTAATGCAGGAGCATTGCAACAAGCAAGTAGAAATCTGAATAAAGCTTTTACAAACTTCTTTAATTTTGGATTTGGGTATCCTCAAAAGAAAAAGAAAAAGGATCACCATTTTTCCTTTCAGATTCCTCAACACTATAGTCTTGATACATCTATTTCCAAAGTTTTGTTGCCTAAGTTTGGTTGGATTAAGGTTAAGATGCATAGGGAAATTAGCAAAGGAAGTTTGAAAACTATAACTATATCCAGAACACCAACAGGAAAATACTACATAAGTTTTCTAACTAATGATGGAGAAAAACTTCCCGAAAAACAAGAATTTTCTCCTGCTACCTTGATTGGAATAGATGTAGGAGTTACGACTTTCGCTACTCTTTCTACCGGAGAAAAAATTGATAACCCAAAATTCCTGAAAAACTCTCTTGAAAAATTGAAATGTTTGCAAATAAGAGTTTCTAAGAAAGTTAAAGGTTCAAAAAACCGGAGAAAGGCAGTCTATAAACTTACGAAAATCCACGAAAAAATAAGTAATCAAAGGCATGATTTCCAGCATAAAGTTTCAAATCGGTTAATCAGCGAAAACCAAGCAATAGCCGTTGAAACTCTCAATATTAAAGGATTAAAGAAAAACCACAAATTAGCTCAGGTTATCAGTGATTCAGCATGGTATTCTTTCGTACTGAAATTAACGTACAAAGCTGAATGGGTAGGAAAAACTATACTGAAAATAGGCATGTTTGAACCTTCCTCTAAAACCTGTAATGTTTGTGGTTACAAACTTAAAGAATTAAGTTTAGATATTAGAGAGTGGCAATGTCCTGATTGCAAAAATACGCATGATAGAGACATTAATGCCGCTATCAATATTAAGAAAATTGCTGTAGGGACTACAGTTTGA
- a CDS encoding PGF-CTERM sorting domain-containing protein, producing MASAKPNFLTSFNQHYDTAGTRLDSCATCHNGEARNPYGKAYSGSGRNFAAIENLDSDGDGFTNLAEINALNFPGNPNDHPQTTPEIIPEPPVNVTEPPVNVTPEQSTTEVPISNTTPEQPTEAPGNTTEEQKSPGFEAIPVIVGLLAVACLKRRDLRK from the coding sequence ATGGCATCAGCTAAACCCAATTTTTTAACATCATTCAATCAGCACTATGATACTGCAGGCACAAGGCTTGATTCGTGCGCTACCTGTCATAACGGAGAAGCCAGAAATCCGTATGGTAAAGCCTACTCAGGGAGTGGAAGAAATTTCGCAGCAATCGAAAATCTTGATTCGGATGGGGACGGATTTACGAATCTGGCTGAGATCAATGCCTTGAATTTCCCCGGAAATCCCAATGATCATCCACAAACCACACCAGAAATTATACCTGAGCCACCCGTCAATGTAACTGAGCCACCCGTCAATGTAACTCCGGAACAGTCAACTACTGAAGTACCGATTAGCAACACAACTCCGGAACAGCCGACCGAAGCACCAGGAAATACAACCGAGGAACAGAAGTCTCCGGGATTTGAAGCTATTCCTGTGATTGTCGGATTATTAGCAGTAGCGTGCCTGAAGAGAAGAGATCTCCGAAAATAA
- a CDS encoding cytochrome b — MKSNSNSTMVVERYTITDRIAHTVHAAAMLVLIITGLKIYAGWDFMSFHTARAIHMIAVPFLLSVNWILIPYNIFSEGHGFMGKISHFTDHYVFGPKDATRFSNIIKNFFRKGKYPAFTIYDEESGHYKTKLHPLMKILIVLEGTAIFFIAASGIVMYKLDWSLFGLPIASWITSIAGMISPVFAMSAVEFLRASHLLLTYWFVFELVVHVGILEFNPHVWKYYKAIFWSGKEDLSDGYYVEVLNNSKHIPERERPQGEKAVKAKRG; from the coding sequence ATGAAATCTAACAGCAACTCGACAATGGTTGTTGAGCGCTATACCATTACTGACAGGATAGCTCATACCGTCCACGCAGCGGCAATGCTAGTGCTCATCATCACCGGGTTAAAGATATACGCTGGATGGGACTTTATGAGTTTCCATACAGCCCGCGCCATTCATATGATTGCGGTTCCGTTCCTGCTTTCAGTGAATTGGATCCTTATCCCGTACAATATTTTCTCTGAAGGTCACGGGTTTATGGGAAAAATCTCGCATTTTACGGACCATTATGTTTTTGGGCCTAAAGATGCAACTCGTTTCAGCAATATAATAAAGAACTTCTTCAGGAAAGGCAAATATCCGGCATTCACTATCTATGATGAAGAATCCGGCCACTACAAGACCAAACTTCACCCCTTAATGAAGATCCTGATCGTGCTTGAAGGCACAGCCATCTTCTTTATTGCGGCTTCGGGAATCGTCATGTACAAGCTTGATTGGTCACTGTTCGGCCTTCCGATAGCATCATGGATCACTTCGATAGCAGGCATGATTTCTCCGGTGTTCGCAATGAGCGCTGTTGAATTCTTGAGGGCTAGTCACCTGCTACTAACTTACTGGTTTGTCTTTGAACTGGTAGTGCATGTTGGCATTCTGGAATTTAATCCTCATGTCTGGAAGTACTACAAAGCCATCTTCTGGTCTGGAAAAGAAGATCTTTCAGATGGTTACTATGTAGAAGTTCTCAACAACTCTAAGCATATTCCTGAGAGGGAACGCCCTCAAGGTGAAAAGGCTGTTAAAGCAAAAAGAGGTTAA
- a CDS encoding nickel-dependent hydrogenase large subunit: protein MVNVTVNPLTRIEGHLSVDTDVDANGVITDSRSSCLIFRGFERILQKQDPRDAALLTQRICGVCPISHGLASTNALDDLYGVADQVPKDALVMRNIFQGLNTIASHATHIYVLWGPDLANPAYRNVLATLGDTGNAVWKEMVGRFAPISYKIDGQSVPVGSSYIAAIPEKKRLQEAIALIAGRMPGSVSPYPGGYTYKANVGDIVKLSSYYLQVMDFVSKYTLQVPFDAWIANTYKASSPQKAVSFVVEHLKGLVDKSLTSNDFSREAGWGDAEFYAAFGSELVGETLLGLPASLKHDKIGGYSDPSKIAFLAYGGFYNTENGDGYDPTSPEGDRFQTSGIVTGKLEYQKFDSSKITESVAHSFYDDSKGDLHPTVGETIPFTDPAKIDYTGGSDSKYTWDKAPRYEGIPCEVGPLSRMLAMKEPLVTGLALAFNEKGYSAANVYTRMMARIQETVIIANELLKWVTVDYDPNGKISVPIDLSAAKNSQGMGLWEAPRGALGHWISAGSDGKVANYQAIVPSSWNMSPRDAAGVPGPLEQSLIGSKINAVGNILGVDYSNPVSIFHIGRSYDPCISCAVHTIDLTGKNAPNTLRIV, encoded by the coding sequence ATGGTAAATGTTACAGTTAATCCATTGACCCGAATTGAAGGCCATCTTAGCGTGGACACTGACGTAGATGCTAATGGTGTCATCACTGATTCCCGGAGCTCATGCCTCATTTTCAGGGGCTTTGAACGCATTCTGCAGAAACAGGACCCCAGAGATGCTGCCCTCCTTACCCAGAGGATCTGCGGGGTCTGTCCGATTTCTCATGGATTGGCATCCACAAATGCTCTGGACGACCTTTACGGAGTTGCAGATCAGGTTCCAAAAGATGCCCTTGTTATGCGGAACATCTTTCAGGGTCTAAACACCATTGCTAGCCATGCAACCCACATCTACGTGCTCTGGGGCCCTGACCTTGCAAACCCGGCTTATAGAAATGTCCTTGCAACACTGGGAGATACCGGAAATGCAGTCTGGAAAGAAATGGTTGGGAGATTTGCCCCGATCAGCTACAAGATCGACGGACAATCGGTGCCTGTAGGATCCTCCTACATTGCAGCAATTCCTGAAAAGAAACGCCTCCAGGAAGCCATTGCACTCATTGCCGGTAGAATGCCTGGGTCGGTTTCACCCTATCCGGGAGGATACACCTACAAGGCGAATGTTGGAGATATTGTCAAGCTTTCCTCTTACTACCTCCAGGTAATGGACTTTGTATCAAAGTATACCCTGCAGGTTCCCTTCGATGCCTGGATTGCAAACACCTATAAGGCAAGCTCCCCTCAAAAAGCCGTAAGCTTCGTGGTTGAACACCTCAAAGGTCTCGTTGACAAATCCTTAACTTCCAATGACTTCAGCAGAGAAGCTGGGTGGGGAGATGCGGAATTCTATGCAGCTTTCGGTTCCGAACTTGTAGGAGAAACTCTTCTTGGTCTTCCTGCAAGCCTTAAACACGATAAAATCGGCGGGTACAGTGACCCCTCAAAGATTGCCTTCCTTGCATATGGTGGATTCTACAATACTGAGAATGGGGACGGATATGACCCTACCAGCCCTGAAGGAGACCGCTTCCAGACTTCAGGTATCGTAACAGGAAAACTCGAATATCAGAAGTTTGATTCGAGCAAGATTACCGAAAGCGTTGCTCACTCCTTCTATGATGACAGCAAAGGTGACCTTCACCCCACAGTGGGAGAGACAATTCCATTTACCGATCCTGCGAAAATCGACTATACCGGAGGTTCAGATAGCAAGTACACCTGGGATAAAGCTCCAAGATACGAAGGCATTCCCTGTGAAGTCGGACCTCTCTCTCGCATGCTTGCAATGAAAGAGCCACTTGTTACCGGACTTGCTCTGGCTTTCAATGAGAAAGGCTACTCTGCAGCTAACGTCTACACAAGAATGATGGCTCGTATCCAGGAAACCGTGATTATCGCAAACGAGCTCCTTAAGTGGGTAACAGTTGACTACGATCCGAACGGTAAGATTTCCGTACCTATAGATCTTTCTGCAGCTAAAAATTCCCAGGGTATGGGCCTGTGGGAAGCGCCTCGTGGGGCTCTTGGGCACTGGATATCCGCTGGCAGTGATGGAAAGGTTGCCAATTATCAGGCTATAGTTCCGAGTTCCTGGAATATGTCTCCAAGAGATGCGGCAGGCGTCCCTGGCCCACTTGAACAGTCTCTGATTGGGTCAAAAATCAATGCCGTAGGAAACATTCTTGGTGTTGATTATTCCAACCCTGTTAGTATATTCCATATCGGCAGATCATACGATCCCTGCATATCATGTGCAGTCCACACCATCGACCTGACAGGGAAAAACGCTCCAAATACTCTAAGAATAGTATAA
- a CDS encoding hydrogenase small subunit yields MSTGTKNLVHILDGVDFLKMDRRTFMKAVGLLGATVMLDSYKAEIVSALEFAETKLVWLHGSECTGCSESLLNGGNPDIVQALNKLNVNLAYHETLLAQQGIFVDGKLANTSELNSEILLEELIKEGNYILIVEGSIPNGPQGSGKYLMIGKKTFKEIIAEAAPNANAIIAVGSCAAYGGITSADSDIAKDTDYRGVAFAKENPKGGILQELGIDKPVINIPGCPAHPDWILLTLGAVILGKIKVPEDLPVLLDNYGRPKVFYPPDHTVHENCPRRGYYDRGEFDEQVGGEKCLWKLGCKAPYAHADCAIRKWNGSVSFCTQAGGPCIACVEPGFPDTSRPLYVEAEDKGVLLGANIDTVSKVAIGAAAVVAGVHAVRRIKGE; encoded by the coding sequence ATGAGTACTGGAACAAAAAATCTTGTCCATATACTGGATGGTGTGGACTTTTTAAAAATGGATCGACGCACTTTCATGAAAGCTGTAGGTTTACTTGGTGCAACTGTAATGCTGGACTCCTACAAAGCTGAAATTGTAAGCGCGCTTGAATTTGCAGAGACCAAGCTTGTCTGGCTACATGGTTCTGAATGCACTGGCTGCTCCGAATCACTCTTAAATGGAGGCAACCCTGACATCGTACAGGCACTCAACAAGCTCAATGTAAATCTCGCTTACCATGAGACTCTTCTTGCTCAGCAGGGAATATTCGTAGACGGTAAGCTTGCAAACACATCTGAGCTCAACTCCGAAATACTCCTTGAAGAGCTAATCAAAGAAGGTAACTATATACTGATCGTAGAGGGCTCAATTCCAAACGGTCCGCAAGGTTCAGGCAAGTACCTCATGATAGGGAAAAAGACTTTCAAAGAGATCATCGCAGAAGCTGCACCTAACGCAAACGCTATCATTGCAGTAGGATCCTGTGCCGCATATGGAGGAATTACCTCTGCAGACAGCGATATTGCCAAGGACACGGACTACAGAGGAGTAGCTTTTGCAAAGGAAAATCCTAAAGGAGGCATACTTCAGGAACTTGGAATCGATAAGCCGGTAATTAATATTCCTGGTTGCCCTGCTCACCCTGACTGGATTCTTCTTACCCTGGGCGCTGTAATTCTTGGAAAGATCAAAGTCCCTGAAGATCTTCCGGTCCTTCTGGACAACTACGGCAGACCGAAGGTCTTCTATCCCCCAGACCACACAGTGCACGAAAATTGCCCACGCCGCGGATACTATGACCGTGGAGAGTTCGACGAACAGGTAGGTGGGGAAAAGTGCCTGTGGAAATTAGGCTGTAAAGCTCCTTATGCTCACGCAGACTGTGCAATTCGCAAATGGAATGGTTCGGTAAGCTTCTGTACCCAGGCAGGTGGCCCCTGTATTGCATGTGTAGAACCCGGCTTCCCGGATACGTCAAGGCCTCTCTATGTTGAAGCTGAAGACAAGGGCGTGCTTCTTGGTGCAAATATTGACACGGTCTCCAAGGTTGCAATCGGTGCAGCTGCAGTCGTTGCAGGCGTGCATGCCGTAAGGAGAATTAAAGGAGAGTGA